One genomic segment of Lytechinus pictus isolate F3 Inbred chromosome 18, Lp3.0, whole genome shotgun sequence includes these proteins:
- the LOC135157502 gene encoding E3 ubiquitin-protein ligase TRIM71-like encodes MAEKIEIEKASSSSQNLICPLCLDIFDEPTILMCGHTFCRKCLKKYDLTHQDIDHMVCPLCREITKLSANRVDDLRLNVSIYGFVDDYHAKCGGMNSVLEMNHKCTACKFQEDAVSFCRTCNNYMCDKCIQCHQRLSLFEGHEIVSVEDVIEGKVSIGHQCEKCSIHKQENKDMFCDDCKVRVCHKCVLVGHKAHGIKNQSDFEQELRRKVTDLAQQCAAKKAELEKNIQNIELQRHEVHTAMQKLLADVRQSYSIKVKELEGNLQDLIEQINELKRGFEDDLNILKSKDRQRIKSICSSITLVDNDRLGHLERDSLSAHNLLCDELGTMLKEVTDRTTAEVITKKAHEKRFNPADASCLDLGCISGWDPKLETMKCIDLRGQMVGMTAYTHTSVAIVYGINTRGIDIIDTAGGTERYTNIPHDMHGYGDIVIQRDSESCVSTGTTEAHMYSPNGSRKATINVSRTRYYLKLNRSPSNEIIIANGANKVYIYDPTGSTLKHTVPTKHKTWQVSSTRSGLIITSSCHLTNPNVVTVYDRDGNAGESLQAPKDVYLYAAVDEQDRVYIASVDRKNRKVVIRLYDLDGLNLKERVEFNALDMTLGDNWCYLVSLSPDLLAFACMKKLYFIKVSL; translated from the exons ATGGCTGAAAAGATTGAAATAGAGAAAGCCTCTAGTTCTTCACAGAACCTGATATGTCCGCTATGTCTTGATATTTTTGATGAACCGACGATCCTGATGTGCGGACACACTTTCTGTCGAAAGTGTCTCAAGAAATATGATCTAACCCACCAGGACATTGACCACATGGTCTGCCCTCTCTGCAGGGAGATCACCAAGTTGTCTGCCAACCGTGTCGACGATCTCCGCCTCAATGTCTCCATTTACGGATTCGTAGACGATTACCACGCCAAGTGTGGAGGGATGAATTCTGTTCTAGAAATGAACCATAAATGCACAGCTTGCAAGTTTCAAGAAGACGCTGTCTCCTTTTGCAGAACATGTAATAACTACATGTGTGATAAATGCATTCAATGTCATCAACGTCTTAGTCTGTTTGAGGGTCACGAGATTGTCTCCGTGGAGGATGTCATCGAAGGGAAGGTCAGCATTGGTCATCAATGCGAGAAATGCTCCATCCACAAACAAGAGaacaaagatatgttttgtgatGATTGCAAGGTCCGTGTCTGTCACAAGTGCGTACTCGTTGGCCACAAGGCTCATGGTATCAAGAACCAGTCGGACTTCGAGCAGGAGTTGAGGCGAAAG gTGACAGACCTTGCCCAGCAATGTGCAGCTAAGAAAGCTGAGCTGGAAAAGAACATTCAGAATATAGAATTACAACGTCATGAGGTACACACTGCCATGCAGAAACTACTAGCTGATGTCAGGCAGTCTTACAGCATCAAGGTCAAAGAGCTGGAAGGAAATCTTCAAGATCTCATCgagcaaataaatgaattgaagcGAGGTTTCGAGGATGATCTCaacatcttaaaatccaaggaTCGACAGAGGATCAAGAGCATTTGTAGTTCGATTACATTGGTAGATAATGACAGACTGGGTCATCTTGAGAGAGACAGTCTTTCTGCCCATAATTTGCTCTGTGATGAGCTAGGTACTATGCTGAAAGAGGTTACCGATCGCACTACTGCGGAAGTTATTACAAAGAAAGCACATGAGAAGAGATTCAATCCTGCAGATGCCTCTTGTCTTGACCTCGGGTGCATCTCTGGATGGGATCCCAAGTTAGAAACCATGAAGTGTATAGATCTACGGGGACAAATGGTTGGAATGACAGCTTACACTCATACCAGTGTGGCCATCGTATATGGGATTAATACACGAGGTATTGATATCATTGATACAGCTGGTGGAACGGAGCGGTATACAAACATACCACATGACATGCATGGTTAtggtgatattgtgattcaacGAGACAGTGAATCATGTGTCTCAACTGGTACTACAGAAGCACACATGTATTCTCCCAATGGCTCCAGGAAAGCAACAATCAACGTGAGTCGGACTCGTTATTATCTCAAACTGAACAGAAGTCCATCAAATGAGATCATCATTGCTAACGGTGCCAACAAAGTCTACATCTATGACCCGACTGGATCCACTCTCAAACACACTGTTCCAACAAAGCACAAGACATGGCAGGTATCATCCACCAGGTCTGGTTTGATCATCACCAGTTCTTGTCATCTCACCAATCCAAACGTGGTGACGGTCTATGACAGGGATGGGAATGCTGGTGAGTCTCTGCAAGCTCCAAAGGATGTCTACCTGTATGCTGCCGTGGATGAGCAGGACAGGGTGTATATAGCGAGTGTTGATAGGAAGAATAGGAAGGTGGTGATCAGGCTCTATGATCTTGATGGTCTGAACCTGAAGGAAAGAGTTGAGTTTAATGCACTTGACATGACATTGGGTGATAATTGGTGTTACTTGGTGTCCCTCTCTCCGGACCTACTCGCCTTTGCTTGTATGAAGAAGTTATATTTCATCAAGGTATCGCTGTAA